One stretch of Mobula birostris isolate sMobBir1 chromosome 5, sMobBir1.hap1, whole genome shotgun sequence DNA includes these proteins:
- the LOC140197376 gene encoding major histocompatibility complex class I-related gene protein-like: MESWNGPGLLLFTILSLCSVAGSQTVSHSLTYFYLHSINIPELPYISMVGMLDDLQICYYDSTIQRVEAKQQWIMDGFSANDWKNQKEIPDAIKKLLPPNLTPFASMLGIRYIQGLLGCTQSANTFKTFLKIGCQDLGELICDFTTGKCITTGVLMLVNDYLQQVNIADIPEIYVMNSTCIQYLQKGLQLGREELERQVAPEVQVLKKRPTATEGESLSCIITPFYPRAINATWLKNGLVVSKGYEVTVLPNYNATYWMELVIELQDNDMNIYTCHVKHSSLPGALMVQGGAGEPRGAGPLLGLMATLTMMIKVV; encoded by the exons TCTCCCACAGCTTGACATATTTCTACCTCCATTCAATAAACATTCCTGAGCTGCCATACATCTCCATGGTTGGGATGTTGGATGACCTGCAGATATGCTACTATGACAGCACCATCCAGAGGGTAGAAGCCAAGCAACAGTGGATCATGGACGGCTTTTCAGCTAACGACTGGAAAAACCAGAAAGAGATCCCGGACGCAATTAAAAAGTTACTTCCTCCTAATCTGACTCCATTCGCCTCGATGCTTG GCATCAGATACATCCAGGGGCTTCTGGGCTGTACGCAGTCTGCAAATACATTCAAAACCTTCCTCAAGATTGGCTGCCAAGATTTGGGAGAGCTCATTTGTGACTTTACTACCGGGAAGTGTATTACCACTGGTGTCCTGATGTTGGTCAATGATTATCTTCAGCAAGTTAATATTGCTGATATTCCTGAAATTTATGTGATGAACAGTACCTGCATTCAGTATTTGCAGAAAGGTCTTCAGCTTGGCAGAGAGGAGCTTGAAAGGCAAG TTGCTCCAGAGGTTCAGGTGTTGAAAAAGAGGCCAACAGCTACTGAGGGCGAGAGTCTGTCATGCATCATCACTCCCTTCTACCCCCGTGCTATCAACGCCACTTGGCTGAAGAATGGACTGGTTGTCTCCAAGGGCTACGAGGTGACCGTGCTACCAAACTACAATGCTACATACTGGATGGAACTAGTCATTGAGCTGCAGGATAATGATATGAACATCTATACCTGTCATGTCAAGCACAGCAGCCTGCCGGGGGCACTGATGGTGCAGGGAG GAGCCGGGGAGCCTCGTGGTGCAGGTCCTTTGCTGGGGCTGATGGCGACACTTACGATGATGATTAAAGTAGTGTAG